In a single window of the Pleurodeles waltl isolate 20211129_DDA chromosome 4_2, aPleWal1.hap1.20221129, whole genome shotgun sequence genome:
- the INSL5 gene encoding insulin-like peptide INSL5 translates to MKASLLCLFLVSLLVANSQVKGDGPSVKLCGREFIRAVIYTCGGSRWRRHLTGSPQGLPEIRSPFYVPAGNQDSTESLEIALQRVEIQNEAFKNSEPQSVGQLWQSHENSVQEKRDLNQLLTTACCISGCNKKDLSSLC, encoded by the exons ATGAAGGCCTCACttctgtgtctatttctagtttCTTTGCTCGTGGCAAACTCTCAGGTAAAAGGCGACGGCCCATCGGTGAAGCTGTGTGGCAGAGAGTTCATCCGAGCGGTTATCTACACTTGTGGAGGATCCAGGTGGAGGCGACATCTGACTGGATCGCCTCAAGGTCTTCCAG AAATAAGAAGTCCTTTCTACGTCCCAGCTGGAAACCAGGATTCAACAGAATCCCTTGAGATTGCCTTGCAAAGGGTGGAAATTCAAAACGAAGCCTTCAAGAACTCAGAGCCTCAGTCTGTGGGTCAACTGTGGCAGAGCCATGAGAACTCAGTCCAGGAAAAGCGTGACCTCAACCAGCTGCTAACTACTGCCTGCTGCATAAGTGGATGCAATAAAAAAGACTTGAGCTCACTCTGCTAG